In Bacillus sp. NP247, one DNA window encodes the following:
- a CDS encoding HD domain-containing protein — protein MRVTDSIYGPISIHDRDILQLIDTKAFQRLAYIKQQGHTYFLHENAIHTREEHSIGVYVLVNKVIEHLTEIGDIHLSKYERKLVSTVALLHDAGHGPYSHCFQKISGENHGEWTVRIIQEDEEIRTILNQTPGLLYDVTKALTEEGAFPIIDELLFHSLGMDQLDFWNRDLYYSSLEFEGLRIEELIANMRFINGKLVIAEQGIPYIEQLMKMKEELYNNGFGHPFVIGKDLLLQSIFQKIKEKNLSFYTPELHNFFHKREKIEIEDFLPLQDEMILNEIKCFAKSDDVEIAALIHLYFSATKSLSFEKGIEGDYKKENSTAVVITEKKAYSSYVGGIYVYSEGKLENILEKSNFIQEIVKLPKKEYAYFF, from the coding sequence ATGCGTGTTACAGATTCAATTTATGGCCCAATCTCTATTCATGATAGAGATATCCTTCAATTGATAGATACAAAAGCATTTCAAAGGTTGGCCTATATTAAACAACAAGGACATACATATTTTTTACATGAGAACGCAATACATACGAGGGAAGAACATTCGATAGGTGTATATGTACTAGTAAATAAAGTGATAGAACATCTTACTGAGATTGGTGATATACATTTATCGAAATATGAACGAAAGCTAGTATCTACTGTAGCTCTTCTACACGATGCTGGACATGGTCCGTATTCACATTGTTTTCAGAAAATATCAGGTGAAAATCATGGTGAGTGGACGGTACGAATCATTCAAGAGGATGAAGAAATACGCACGATTTTAAATCAGACTCCTGGATTATTATATGATGTAACGAAAGCTTTAACAGAAGAGGGTGCTTTTCCAATTATAGATGAGTTATTATTTCATTCGTTAGGAATGGATCAATTAGATTTTTGGAATAGAGATTTATATTATTCCTCGCTTGAATTCGAGGGCCTACGGATAGAAGAATTGATTGCTAATATGCGTTTTATTAACGGTAAACTTGTTATCGCAGAACAAGGAATCCCTTACATCGAACAACTAATGAAAATGAAAGAAGAGCTTTACAATAATGGCTTTGGCCATCCGTTTGTAATAGGGAAAGACTTATTATTGCAATCCATTTTTCAAAAGATAAAGGAAAAAAATCTTTCGTTCTATACTCCTGAGCTACACAATTTCTTTCATAAAAGAGAGAAGATAGAAATAGAGGACTTTCTTCCGTTACAAGATGAAATGATTTTAAATGAAATAAAGTGCTTTGCAAAATCAGATGACGTAGAAATAGCAGCATTAATCCATCTTTATTTCTCAGCAACTAAAAGTTTGTCATTTGAAAAAGGAATAGAGGGTGATTATAAAAAGGAAAATAGCACCGCAGTGGTAATAACTGAGAAAAAGGCTTACAGTTCATACGTAGGTGGTATTTATGTTTATAGTGAGGGGAAGCTAGAGAACATTTTAGAAAAATCAAATTTTATTCAAGAGATAGTAAAATTGCCTAAAAAAGAATACGCGTATTTTTTTTAA
- a CDS encoding DedA family protein translates to MLSSFIHSVLTFFEGLGYWGIMLGLMIEIIPSEIVLAYAGFLVFNGSISFIGAVVFGTIGGVIAQIFVYWIGRYGGRPVLERYGKYIFIHKKQMDAAEDWFNRYGTGVIFTARFIPVVRHAISIPAGITKMPISRFTTLTALAIIPWSIIFIYLGEKLGENWENINEIAGPYVKSFAIGGVVLIILYFMIKKWSKKRKKLA, encoded by the coding sequence ATGTTAAGTAGTTTTATTCACTCGGTTTTAACGTTTTTTGAAGGATTAGGTTATTGGGGCATTATGCTTGGACTAATGATCGAGATTATTCCAAGTGAAATTGTCCTTGCTTATGCAGGATTCTTAGTATTCAATGGTAGTATCTCATTTATTGGTGCAGTTGTATTTGGTACCATTGGCGGCGTTATTGCCCAAATCTTTGTTTACTGGATTGGTCGATATGGTGGTCGCCCTGTATTAGAACGTTACGGTAAGTATATTTTCATACATAAAAAACAAATGGATGCTGCTGAAGATTGGTTTAATCGATACGGAACTGGCGTAATTTTCACTGCACGTTTTATCCCTGTCGTTCGTCATGCAATTTCAATTCCAGCTGGGATTACTAAAATGCCAATTTCACGTTTCACTACATTAACAGCACTTGCGATAATCCCTTGGTCTATCATTTTCATTTATCTAGGTGAAAAACTAGGTGAAAACTGGGAGAATATTAATGAAATTGCTGGACCGTATGTGAAATCTTTCGCTATTGGCGGAGTTGTTCTTATTATTTTATATTTCATGATAAAAAAATGGTCAAAAAAACGTAAAAAACTCGCTTAA
- a CDS encoding DinB family protein: MEKESILEEKLRLIEWCQTLNCVTNDVWFEPFRKGSWGIADVISHLIVWDEFLMKYRIPYFISGQSVPNVPTSVEEMNEGAIKYARSGISKEELLDQFSFTRKQLVDQINQIFARNFKDDYQVGTKRVRLNDYFSSLIQHDLKHKEEIIQFIKDNQVNNKNRYNFD; the protein is encoded by the coding sequence ATGGAGAAAGAAAGTATTCTAGAAGAAAAGTTAAGACTAATAGAATGGTGCCAAACATTGAATTGTGTAACTAATGATGTATGGTTTGAACCTTTTAGAAAAGGTTCATGGGGAATTGCGGATGTGATTTCACATTTAATCGTTTGGGATGAGTTTTTAATGAAGTATAGAATTCCATACTTTATAAGTGGACAATCTGTACCCAATGTTCCAACAAGTGTTGAGGAAATGAATGAGGGTGCAATAAAATATGCGAGATCCGGTATTTCAAAAGAAGAACTATTAGATCAATTCAGCTTTACTCGTAAACAGTTAGTTGATCAAATCAATCAAATTTTTGCCCGGAATTTTAAAGATGATTACCAAGTCGGCACAAAAAGAGTGAGATTAAACGATTATTTTTCATCACTCATTCAACATGATTTAAAACATAAAGAAGAAATTATACAATTTATAAAAGATAATCAAGTTAATAATAAAAACCGCTATAATTTCGATTGA
- the dltD gene encoding D-alanyl-lipoteichoic acid biosynthesis protein DltD translates to MKMKHAFGPIILACILFFIVLLIPSKSLVSLISDKKIEDAAASLQKEKLQSVFLQQKMLENSQYLPMYGSSEFLRMDAYHPSNYFKVNPAGFTPFLIGTGGTQSLAHILNMTSTMDELEGKKVVFVLSPQWFTKTGVSQGDFTNNFSKQQAYHFIFNDEIKPEMKKQIAKRLLDYEVVQKDDILKNSLEGIVYNDTKHNIKAGLVKPLAYMHRNILDHRDLFNSLFKIEPMKEKTNMGLRSLSWEDARKHAEQEGKVGSTTNTFGIENPYYYKHNLKKKLKGLKNFRANESYDDSPEYDDLQIVLDLFKEKNVKPLFISVPVNGPWYDYAGFPKERRDVYYNKVRDQVEKAGYPVVDFSSHEYDKYFLKDTIHLGWKGWIYFDEAVQKFYSEK, encoded by the coding sequence ATGAAGATGAAGCATGCTTTCGGACCAATTATTTTAGCCTGTATACTTTTTTTCATTGTATTGCTCATTCCATCTAAAAGTTTAGTATCACTAATTAGTGATAAAAAGATAGAAGATGCGGCAGCATCCTTACAAAAAGAAAAACTACAAAGTGTTTTCTTACAGCAGAAAATGTTAGAGAATTCGCAGTATTTGCCGATGTACGGTTCATCTGAATTTTTACGAATGGATGCATACCATCCATCTAACTATTTCAAAGTAAATCCAGCAGGTTTTACACCATTTTTAATTGGAACTGGCGGTACGCAAAGTTTAGCTCATATTTTAAATATGACCTCAACAATGGATGAATTAGAAGGTAAAAAAGTAGTGTTTGTTCTTTCGCCACAATGGTTTACAAAAACGGGTGTATCACAAGGGGATTTTACTAATAATTTCTCCAAACAACAAGCATATCATTTTATTTTTAATGATGAAATTAAACCTGAAATGAAGAAGCAGATCGCGAAACGACTATTAGATTATGAAGTTGTTCAAAAAGATGATATATTAAAAAATTCATTAGAAGGTATTGTTTATAATGATACGAAACATAACATAAAAGCAGGTCTAGTCAAACCACTTGCTTATATGCATCGAAACATTTTAGATCATAGAGATTTATTTAACTCGCTATTTAAAATCGAACCGATGAAAGAGAAAACAAATATGGGATTACGTTCACTTTCTTGGGAAGATGCACGTAAACATGCGGAACAAGAAGGTAAAGTAGGATCCACAACAAATACATTCGGAATTGAAAATCCATATTACTATAAACATAATTTAAAGAAAAAATTAAAAGGTTTAAAAAACTTTAGAGCAAATGAATCATATGATGATTCACCAGAATATGATGACTTACAAATTGTTTTAGATCTTTTCAAAGAAAAAAATGTAAAACCACTCTTTATTTCTGTGCCTGTAAACGGACCGTGGTATGATTACGCTGGTTTCCCAAAAGAACGCCGTGATGTGTATTATAATAAGGTTCGCGATCAAGTCGAAAAAGCAGGATACCCAGTAGTCGATTTTTCTAGCCATGAATATGATAAATATTTCTTAAAAGATACAATTCATTTAGGCTGGAAAGGCTGGATCTATTTTGATGAAGCAGTGCAAAAGTTTTACTCTGAAAAATAA
- a CDS encoding GNAT family N-acetyltransferase, whose protein sequence is MSVFVKGKVIHTKRLVMRKPNIEDVDQLYNILKKEAVGQWLAKSRGMSIDETKDYMSQLILHWEQYDFGVWLLFKNETGQLLGHCGLRKVNETGETEIMYLLDPEYWRNGYASEAAEASIQYATETMNLKRIIARVKVANENSKKLLRKLGFTYTQDVDHSGRLLSYFELNTSSDEL, encoded by the coding sequence ATGTCTGTATTTGTAAAGGGGAAAGTAATACATACGAAAAGATTGGTGATGAGAAAACCGAATATAGAAGATGTTGATCAATTGTATAACATATTGAAAAAAGAAGCGGTTGGCCAATGGCTTGCTAAATCAAGAGGTATGTCAATAGATGAAACTAAAGATTATATGAGTCAACTTATATTGCATTGGGAACAGTATGATTTTGGTGTATGGCTGTTATTCAAAAATGAAACAGGCCAGTTATTAGGACATTGTGGTTTAAGAAAGGTAAATGAAACAGGGGAAACAGAAATTATGTATCTCCTTGATCCAGAGTATTGGAGGAATGGATATGCGTCAGAAGCAGCAGAGGCTTCCATTCAATATGCAACAGAGACGATGAATTTAAAAAGAATAATTGCTAGGGTTAAAGTAGCTAATGAGAATTCGAAAAAACTTTTACGAAAGCTAGGCTTTACATATACTCAAGATGTTGATCATAGTGGGCGTTTATTATCATATTTTGAACTCAATACATCATCTGATGAATTATAG
- a CDS encoding peptide ABC transporter substrate-binding protein, whose amino-acid sequence MKKVVRYSLVSTLLVSSFLVGCAKEKTTTKPKDEKKVLQLLETGEIPSLNSGKVTDAVSFNVLNNVMEGLFRLSKNDEVIEAGAQKYEVSKDGKTYTFHLRDAKWSNGDPVTAHDYVFAWKQLINPDTASQYAYIAYDVKNAEKINKKQLGLDELGVKAKDDKTFVVELEHPVPYFTKLLILPSFYPINEKYAKEQGDKYGLEANKAVYNGPFTLSEWKHEASFTMKKNDKYWDKKEVKLDEVNYQIVKEISTAVNLYETDKVDRAVISTEFVDKYKTNKELKQYTDPVMYFFRFNENVPILKNKNARLALSTVFDKKGLATSFLNDGSVAANYYVPKGFLKGPDKKDFRSTAGEFNKTDVKLAKEYWEKAKQETGTNEVTLELLNYDLENFKKVGEYIKEQLEKNLPGLKVNVKLQPHTQKLALEKKKEYEMSLSRWLPDYPDPMTYLEVFLSGSTVNNTGYANPEYDALIKKIKTELGNDEKARWKALQDAEKMLLDDAVIAPVFQRGLSYLQKPYVKDLYVHQFGPATSLKWSDVQK is encoded by the coding sequence ATGAAAAAGGTAGTTCGCTATTCATTAGTTAGTACTCTATTAGTTTCTTCATTTTTAGTTGGATGTGCAAAAGAAAAAACAACTACAAAGCCGAAAGATGAGAAGAAAGTATTGCAGCTACTAGAAACGGGTGAAATTCCATCATTAAATTCAGGGAAAGTAACAGATGCGGTATCGTTTAACGTTTTGAATAACGTAATGGAAGGGCTATTCCGATTATCGAAAAATGATGAAGTAATTGAAGCCGGAGCGCAAAAATATGAGGTTAGTAAGGATGGAAAGACTTATACATTCCATTTACGTGATGCGAAATGGTCTAACGGAGATCCAGTAACGGCTCACGATTACGTATTTGCTTGGAAGCAGCTTATTAATCCAGATACAGCTTCTCAATATGCATACATTGCGTATGATGTGAAAAATGCGGAGAAAATAAATAAGAAACAATTAGGACTAGATGAATTAGGAGTAAAAGCAAAGGATGATAAAACATTTGTCGTAGAGCTAGAACATCCTGTACCTTACTTTACGAAACTATTAATATTGCCATCCTTCTATCCAATTAATGAAAAATATGCGAAGGAGCAAGGTGATAAATACGGATTAGAAGCAAATAAAGCGGTATATAATGGACCGTTTACATTATCAGAATGGAAACATGAAGCTAGCTTTACAATGAAGAAAAATGATAAGTATTGGGATAAAAAAGAAGTGAAATTAGATGAAGTAAACTATCAAATTGTTAAAGAAATTTCAACTGCGGTAAATTTATATGAAACAGATAAAGTTGATAGAGCGGTCATTTCTACAGAATTCGTAGATAAATATAAAACGAATAAGGAACTGAAACAATATACAGATCCAGTCATGTATTTCTTCCGTTTCAATGAAAATGTACCGATTCTTAAAAATAAAAATGCGCGTCTGGCGTTAAGTACAGTGTTTGATAAGAAGGGTCTTGCGACTTCATTTTTAAATGATGGTTCTGTTGCTGCGAACTACTATGTACCAAAAGGGTTTTTAAAAGGTCCAGATAAGAAAGACTTTAGAAGTACAGCGGGCGAGTTTAATAAGACAGACGTAAAGCTGGCGAAGGAATATTGGGAAAAGGCAAAGCAAGAGACGGGTACGAACGAAGTAACGCTTGAGTTATTAAATTATGACTTAGAAAACTTTAAAAAGGTAGGCGAATATATTAAAGAACAGCTTGAGAAAAACTTACCTGGATTAAAGGTAAATGTGAAATTACAACCACATACGCAAAAACTAGCGTTAGAGAAGAAAAAAGAATATGAAATGTCGTTATCACGCTGGTTACCCGATTATCCAGATCCGATGACTTATTTAGAAGTATTCCTTTCGGGAAGTACCGTAAATAATACAGGATATGCAAATCCAGAATATGATGCGTTAATTAAGAAAATTAAAACTGAATTAGGTAATGATGAAAAAGCCCGTTGGAAGGCATTGCAAGATGCGGAAAAAATGCTCCTTGATGACGCAGTAATCGCACCAGTATTCCAGCGCGGATTATCTTATTTACAAAAACCATACGTAAAAGATTTATATGTACATCAATTTGGCCCAGCAACAAGCTTGAAATGGTCGGACGTACAAAAGTAA
- a CDS encoding C40 family peptidase: MKKVGTAFLTTLFIFSSFTSANAEEKKDSKAFIDVSAATLWTAPDSLRPIDAPSATNPVDLWKWTKSMTLDEKLWLTNANKLETQALLGQEVTVVDKKGDWVKVLVHGQPTPRNEEGYPGWMPEKQLTYNQEFADKINEPFVLVTKPTAILYINPSEKQKALEISYNTRLPLLSEDTISYRVLLPNGQKAWLRKNDGTVYRSQNDIPTPTADDLINTGKMFLGLPYIWAGTSGFGFDCSGFTHTIYKSHGITIPRDSGPQSRAGVAVDKENLQKGDLIFFAHDQGKGSVHHVAMYIGDGNMIHSPRAERSVEIIPLNTPGYIEEYAGARRYLP, encoded by the coding sequence ATGAAAAAAGTAGGAACTGCATTTTTAACAACTTTATTTATATTTTCATCATTTACATCGGCAAATGCAGAAGAGAAGAAAGATAGCAAAGCATTTATAGATGTATCTGCCGCAACGTTATGGACTGCACCTGATTCATTACGGCCAATTGATGCACCGAGTGCAACAAATCCAGTTGATTTATGGAAATGGACGAAATCAATGACGCTCGATGAAAAACTATGGTTAACAAATGCAAATAAATTAGAAACGCAAGCACTACTTGGTCAAGAAGTAACGGTTGTTGATAAGAAAGGTGACTGGGTAAAAGTGTTAGTACACGGACAACCGACACCACGAAATGAAGAAGGTTACCCGGGATGGATGCCGGAAAAACAATTAACGTATAATCAGGAGTTTGCAGATAAAATAAACGAACCGTTCGTATTAGTAACGAAACCGACAGCAATTTTATATATAAATCCTTCTGAAAAACAAAAAGCACTTGAAATTAGCTATAATACGCGATTGCCGCTACTAAGTGAGGATACAATTTCATACCGCGTATTGTTGCCAAATGGACAGAAAGCATGGCTACGAAAAAATGATGGAACGGTTTACCGTTCTCAAAATGATATTCCAACACCGACAGCTGATGATTTAATCAACACAGGGAAAATGTTTTTAGGTTTACCATATATATGGGCTGGTACAAGTGGTTTTGGATTTGATTGCTCTGGATTCACACATACAATTTATAAATCGCACGGTATTACAATACCGCGAGATTCTGGACCGCAATCAAGAGCGGGGGTTGCTGTTGATAAAGAAAACTTACAAAAAGGAGACTTAATCTTCTTTGCACATGATCAAGGGAAAGGTAGTGTCCATCACGTTGCAATGTATATTGGTGATGGTAATATGATTCACTCACCAAGAGCTGAAAGATCAGTTGAAATAATCCCGTTAAATACACCAGGATATATAGAAGAATACGCTGGTGCTCGTCGTTACTTACCGTAA
- a CDS encoding dipeptide epimerase, translating into MNKMKITDVKVNRRHVKLHTPFKTALRTVTEIESIDVFIHTDEGIVGKGAAAATPVITGDFANGMEEAILGPIRSVLVEKDVLQFQTLLLHIQMSCIGNTSAKAAVDMALYDVYCQFHNIPLYALLGGKKEIYTDITVSVDEPLLMAKEAKKHIEKGFQTLKIKVGKEAHLDLERIEAIRNVVPKNTTLRLDANQGWKPKEAVSIIREMENRNLNIEFVEQPVHAKDWDGLKYVKDNVQTPIMADESMFSASDALKIVQGGYADLLNIKLMKCGGIREAWKIADIAEAAGVKCMVGSMMESSLSVSAVAHLAAAHPNIHYFDLDAPLWLVEEPEGMTYTGPKVNLHSVVNIKT; encoded by the coding sequence ATGAACAAAATGAAAATTACCGATGTGAAGGTAAACCGCCGACATGTAAAGCTTCATACACCGTTTAAAACAGCACTTCGTACTGTAACAGAAATCGAAAGTATAGATGTGTTTATTCATACAGATGAAGGAATTGTTGGAAAAGGAGCTGCTGCAGCAACGCCGGTTATTACAGGTGATTTTGCCAACGGGATGGAGGAAGCAATATTAGGACCAATTCGTTCTGTATTAGTTGAAAAAGATGTACTGCAATTTCAAACGTTATTGTTACACATTCAAATGAGTTGCATAGGAAATACAAGTGCGAAAGCGGCGGTAGATATGGCTTTATACGATGTATATTGTCAATTTCACAACATACCGTTATACGCATTACTAGGTGGAAAGAAAGAGATTTATACTGATATTACAGTAAGTGTGGATGAACCTTTATTAATGGCAAAAGAAGCGAAAAAGCATATTGAAAAAGGATTTCAAACATTAAAAATTAAGGTGGGTAAAGAGGCGCATTTAGATTTGGAACGCATAGAGGCAATTCGAAATGTGGTTCCAAAGAATACGACGTTACGTTTAGATGCAAATCAAGGATGGAAACCAAAAGAAGCGGTTTCTATTATTAGAGAAATGGAGAATAGAAATTTAAATATAGAATTTGTAGAACAACCAGTTCATGCGAAAGATTGGGATGGATTAAAATACGTGAAAGACAATGTACAAACGCCTATTATGGCAGATGAAAGTATGTTTTCGGCAAGCGACGCATTAAAGATTGTCCAAGGAGGATATGCAGACCTACTTAATATTAAATTAATGAAATGCGGTGGTATTCGAGAAGCCTGGAAAATTGCAGATATTGCGGAAGCAGCAGGTGTGAAATGTATGGTTGGAAGTATGATGGAATCTTCACTTTCAGTTAGCGCTGTTGCACATTTAGCTGCGGCTCATCCGAACATTCACTACTTTGATCTTGATGCACCGTTATGGTTAGTAGAAGAGCCAGAAGGAATGACTTACACGGGTCCGAAGGTAAACCTGCATTCTGTAGTGAATATAAAAACTTAG
- a CDS encoding DUF3870 domain-containing protein: MYASNTIYIVGDAKAPQNNPITEKFKSYFVAFVLEKDTGEIVDADCSATIALTSQFVKYLFLHKNINDPALVTEIKNRYFGSSQKALLVALKDAQKKYNQIAALSTHS, translated from the coding sequence GTGTACGCTTCAAATACAATTTACATCGTAGGAGATGCGAAAGCACCTCAAAATAATCCCATTACCGAAAAGTTTAAAAGCTATTTTGTAGCATTTGTACTTGAGAAGGATACAGGGGAAATTGTAGATGCAGATTGCTCAGCGACAATTGCATTAACATCTCAATTTGTTAAATATTTGTTTCTACATAAAAATATTAATGATCCAGCATTAGTAACAGAAATAAAAAATCGATATTTCGGTTCGTCTCAAAAGGCGCTACTTGTAGCGCTAAAGGATGCACAGAAAAAATATAATCAGATTGCTGCTTTGTCTACCCATTCATAG